The following are from one region of the Littorina saxatilis isolate snail1 linkage group LG2, US_GU_Lsax_2.0, whole genome shotgun sequence genome:
- the LOC138959576 gene encoding 14 kDa phosphohistidine phosphatase-like, which yields MPGVLAPVNAKLAQVPTVQIDPNGTFKYILCKIYEGNNVHDCKLIVRGTADALFHADIYDYLDANLEADGISCECLGGGKISHNPEEKSIEVFGKSQAYGRANHATTAILLEEFFSAYSITWSD from the exons ATGCCAGGTGTGCTGGCTCCAGTCAATGCCAAATTGGCACAGGTACCCACAGTGCAGATCGACCCGAATGGTACTTTTAAGTACATACTGTGCAAGATTTACGAGGGAAACAACGTTCATGACTGCAAGCTGATTGTTCGGGGTACTGCTGATGCCCTGTTTCATG CTGACATCTATGACTACCTGGATGCCAACTTGGAGGCAGACGGAATCAGCTGCGAATGCTTAGGAGGTGGGAAAATCTCGCATAACCCTGAAGAAAAATCCATCGAGGTCTTTGGAAAATCACAG GCGTATGGACGAGCGAACCATGCAACCACAGCCATACTGCTGGAGGAGTTCTTCTCTGCCTACAGCATTACCTGGTCAGACTAG
- the LOC138959578 gene encoding toll-like receptor 2 type-2 yields MSAHEIFTIIVLFSVLYVSVNSRSVKAARDDPLDMTLHNEQGLMSVVKRPTTDKLACWSTPVPPYLITHPCFSTGSDVQCRCSNTTQDCSSNFGNLTYIPKLFTGVQVLNFSNNGLQRLTDERFFVNVSRDVWLVDLFNNDMAYIAPRVFRPLHKLRTVLIGGNRLSYEALRPVFANPTLNKVDIKCGGLGVFPDQYFHKTPAVNVKYLDLSWNNMGELDMSVLQPLSSLTRFRLWHNKLYQLKTAYFPFLEYLSFHENRLFDFPVTCRNGTKDTLFPSLNHLILDYNVISTIPDPVCLPKLTVLNMMYNRIVHFTSSMFSAIRFPELKKIEVTEMEGKMKKIEAYAFNNSGIVYVGLGFNRVDFSSDVVDGDFLAGCTGLTDLFLNENNFREVSEERIHRLLRPVGELKTLYLGKAQIQRITSKTFINLPNLTRLYLYENSLQFLPDGAFDQLPNLRLLAIGENRISKVSSTAFSADTQRRLTGLDLSGNPFDCSCEIMWFQQWMMSKPRQFKDVRSLGYTCANLHNMTVSDFTINPQSCLMDHNAAVLVIAFICLYLFLFSIITIFFGYRWHLRLWLYAVCRVRHERSRRQLERQARGFRFDVFLVYAEEDMKWVENELLPVLEDEWRLRVCVHQRDFVPGKHIVDNIADCVDESDRVVLVFSPHFARSQWCQFELKYCQSCVMDRDDVMVLVALEETESRDMSSAMLAVLRTTTYIEWADEEAARSSFLGRLSLALNDVVQS; encoded by the exons ATGTCTGCACATGAGATCTTTACCATCATCGTCTTGTTTAGCGTGCTCTACGTCAGTGTCAACAGTAGGAGCGTCAAGGCTGCCAGGGATGATCCTCTGGACATGACATTGCACAACGAGCAGGGCCTTATGTCCGTGGTGAAGAGACCAACCACAGACAAACTTGCGTGTTGGAGCACACCCGTGCCACCATACCTGATCACCCATCCGTGCTTCAGTACGGGTAGTGACGTGCAATGCCGATGCAGCAACACCACCCAAGACTGCTCGTCCAACTTCGGAAACCTGACCTACATACCCAAGCTCTTCACCGGCGTCCAGGTGTTGAACTTCTCAAACAACGGCCTGCAGCGACTGACGGACGAGCGCTTCTTCGTGAACGTCTCCCGTGACGTGTGGCTGGTGGACCTCTTTAACAACGACATGGCTTACATCGCTCCTCGAGTCTTTCGTCCTCTTCACAAGCTGAGGACAGTACTGATCGGAGGTAACAGACTCAGTTACGAGGCGCTTAGGCCTGTGTTTGCAAATCCGACATTGAACAAGGTGGACATCAAATGCGGGGGTCTAGGGGTCTTCCCCGACCAGTACTTCCACAAGACGCCGGCAGTCAACGTGAAGTACTTGGATCTCAGCTGGAACAACATGGGGGAGCTGGACATGAGTGTCCTGCAGCCACTTAGCAGCCTGACCAGGTTCAGACTGtggcacaacaagctgtaccaGCTGAAGACAGCCTACTTTCCTTTCCTGGAGTATCTGAGCTTTCACGAGAACAGGCTGTTCGATTTCCCTGTCACATGCAGAAATGGCACTAAAGATACACTGTTTCCAAGCCTCAATCATTTGATCTTGGATTATAATGTTATTTCAACCATTCCGGATCCAGTTTGCCTCCCCAAATTGACAGTGCTGAATATGATGTACAATCGCATAGTACACTTCACCAGCAGCATGTTCTCTGCCATCAGATTTCCCGAACTAAAAAAAATAGAGGTTACCGAGATGGAAGGCAAGATGAAAAAGATAGAGGCTTACGCATTCAACAATTCCGGCATAGTTTACGTGGGGCTTGGCTTCAATCGTGTGGATTTCTCTTCTGACGTTGTTGACGGGGACTTCTTGGCAGGTTGCACGGGACTGACAGACCTTTTTCTAAATGAAAACAACTTCAGAGAAGTGTCCGAGGAAAGGATTCATCGCCTACTTCGGCCTGTTGGGGAACTAAAAACTCTGTACCTTGGTAAGGCTCAGATCCAAAGAATTACTTCCAAAACTTTCATCAACCTGCCGAACCTAACTCGTTTGTACTTGTACGAAAACTCCTTGCAGTTCCTACCCGATGGCGCGTTCGATCAGCTGCCTAATCTGCGTTTGTTAGCTATCGGGGAAAACCGTATCAGCAAGGTTTCCAGCACTGCGTTCAGTGCCGATACACAGAGGAG GCTAACTGGCCTAGACTTAAGTGGCAACCCATTTGACTGTTCCTGTGAGATAATGTGGTTCCAGCAATGGATGATGAGCAAGCCTCGTCAGTTTAAAGACGTCAGAAGTTTGGGCTACACATGTGCCAACCTGCACAACATGACGGTGTCAGACTTCACAATAAACCCTCAG TCGTGCCTCATGGACCACAACGCAGCAGTCCTCGTCATCGCCTTTATCTGTCTCtacctcttcctcttctccatcATCACCATTTTCTTCGGGTATCGCTGGCACCTGAGACTCTGGCTCTACGCCGTCTGCCGCGTTCGTCACGagagaagcagacgacaactGGAGAGGCAGGCACGTGGCTTTCGTTTTGACGTGTTCCTGGTTTACGCGGAAGAGGACATGAAGTGGGTTGAGAACGAGCTGCTGCCCGTGCTGGAGGACGAGTGGCGGCTGAGAGTGTGCGTGCACCAGCGCGACTTCGTGCCCGGGAAACACATCGTGGACAACATCGCGGACTGCGTGGATGAGAGTGACAGGGTTGTGCTCGTCTTCTCCCCGCACTTCGCCCGCAGCCAGTGGTGTCAGTTCGAGCTCAAGTACTGCCAGAGCTGCGTCATGGACCGTGATGACGTCATGGTGCTTGTGGCGCTAGAGGAGACCGAGTCACGTGACATGTCGAGCGCCATGTTGGCAGTCCTGCGCACCACGACTTACATTGAGTGGGCAGACGAAGAGGCCGCCAGATCATCGTTTTTGGGACGTCTCTCACTAGCTTTGAACGATGTGGTGCAGAGCTAA
- the LOC138959577 gene encoding mitotic spindle assembly checkpoint protein MAD2A-like — MASTVRQCITLKGSTEIVAEFFDYAINSILYQRGIFPPETFTHKQQYGLTLLVTTNDELLKYLKTVIGQVKNWCQELIVQKLVVVIKRVDTNEVVERWQFDIQCDKTVNSKTKRDKTEKEVKEEIKSIIRQITATVTFLPLLESVCSFDVLIYTDKDAEVPFNWGESGPHFITNSEEVRLRSFTTTIHKVDAMVAFKKTD; from the exons ATGGCGTCAACAGTGAGACAGTGCATTACTTTGAAGGGATCCACTGAGATTGTAGCGGAGTTCTTCG ATTATGCAATCAACAGCATTCTGTATCAACGAGGGATCTTCCCCCCAGAAACCTTCACCCATAAGCAACAGTATGGGCTGACACTCCTGGTGACTACAAATGATGAACTGCTCAAGTATCTAAAGACTGTCATAGGACAGGTCAAAA aCTGGTGTCAGGAGCTGATTGTTCAGAAGCTGGTGGTGGTGATAAAGCGTGTGGATACCAATGAGGTCGTGGAACGATGGCAGTTTGACATCCAGTGCGACAAAACAGTTAATTCAAAAAC GaagagagacaagacagagaaagaggtgAAAGAAGAAATCAAGTCCATTATTCGCCAAATTACTGCAACAGTCACCTTTCTGCCTCTGCTAGAGTCTGTCT GCTCATTTGACGTGCTGATCTACACAGACAAAGATGCAGAGGTACCGTTCAACTGGGGTGAGTCTGGACCTCATTTCATCACCAACTCTGAGGAAGTGCGGCTACGTTCCTTCACCACAACTATACACAAAGTTGATGCTATGGTTGCCTTCAAGAAAACAGACTGA